The following is a genomic window from Deltaproteobacteria bacterium.
TCCTGCTCCCGGGAAAAATCCCGAGGTGCAAAAAAGCGTAAATGGCATGAAAGGCGTCGGAGCTGAAATCTGAAGCGACGCCGACAGTTTTACCCTGCAGCTTGCTGCTGTCCCCGGCAAGAAGCAGAACGGGAACGGGCGACCGTGATATCACGTCGGCGAAAAAATCATGGGACTCTTTCTCCCTCGAGTAGGAGAAAACCGATTCCCTGTGGATGACGAGCAGGTCGGAACCGATGCAGCGCCGTAAAATCTCGTCCCGGGGGTCGCCTTCGGCCACCTTGAAGGTGTAGGTGATTTTCTTCCTTTCGAAATGCCTCCCCATGGAGGTCACGAACTCCTTCAATCTCCCCTTCTCGCTGGAGGAGACCTTTTTCACCGCCTCATCTGCCATTCCGATAGCCCCGGGCGGAGCCCCCGACAGACTCGCGACTATCCCCTCGATGTCGACGATACCGAGGCCGTGGACGGCAAAGTGCCTCTTCGACACCATGGAGCTTACAAACGAGGCGATCTCTCCGACCTTCTCCTCTCCCCCGACGGGAACGACTATTTTTTCGAGCATCAGTACCTCCCCGCAAAGCGTATTGCGTCACGCAACAACCCCTTCACCTCCCGGTCATACGAATCGCCTCCGGGCACGGCTCATGATACCACAGGGAACACCGCCACCTCATCCCCCACGTTCACGGCTCCTCCTGCCGTCCACGCTGAATTTTCCGGGGCCGGCGCAAAGAACCATGAAGAGCCCCCCGATAATTGCGGTATTTTTCATGAACATGACGGCCTGCAGCGAGACGCTGAAATCACGGTGAAATATGAACGTCACGGGTATCATGAACATGAGGAGCAAAAGGGCCCCGATCCTGGTAAAGAAACCCGCCACAAGGAGCGCACCACCCGCCAATTCGACCAGTATGGCCAGAACGAGCCACATCGGCACCGCGTGCATATCGTGGGACNNNNNNNNNNNNNNNAAGAGAAATATCTGTGCGATGAACAGTCTCCCCGCGAGAAGGCCGATGGAACGTATATTTTCCATGCAGCGGAACCTCCACCCCGTTTCCACACAATAAAGGATTAATACCAAAAAACTCTTAAAATCGCTACTTGCAATTTCCCCGCCTGACACATGAACCGCCAGGGTTCCCCCCCCCGACCGCGGCCTGAAAACTGGGGGCTATGAACGACAGTCCGTAACCGATACACTATATCCTGATAATGGTGATACAGGTCTTCAATCTGCCGGGATGATGGAGGGCATGGCGGAGAAAAACCCGGACCGGTAGAGAGGCATTCAAAAAATTTTATAATTCCGGGAGGAACCGTGCGGAGAAAAAGGGGGGAAGGGGAGGAAAAAATCCGCTTCGAGATCCAGCTCTCGAAACATCTCTTTTCCCGGCTGAGTGATTTCTGCCGGGAGCAGAAGATCGAGCCATCCCTGGTGCTCGAGCGGGCGCTGGAGGAGTACTTCCATATGGGGGATGTGGCACATTAAAACGAGTTCCGGGAAACCAGTTTCTCGTTTCTGGTTTCGCGTTTCGAGTTTCTCGTTCAACCGGAAACCGGAAACGGTAAACTATGAACGGCAAATGGTTAAGGATGGAGTCGGTAGGTCCGGGAAACCAGTTTCTCGTTTCTCGTTTCTCGTTCAACCGGAAACTGTAAACTGTGAACTCTGAACTGTGTTTAGATAGCTGCCTCGGAGATGAGGGCGCTCGTCTTTTCACGACGCTCCACATCCCTGACATATTTCAGCTCTTCGAGACGGTCCCGGAACGGGCGGATTCGGAAGCCGGCCGGATTTTCCAGGTAGCCATCGATGACCCTTCGGTAGAGACCCACCATGCTCCCCACGAGGGATGTGGAGTACTCCCTTCCCTGGATCTTGAGGGTATCCACGCCGGCATCGATCAGGTCGGGNNNNNNNNNNNNNNNNNNNNNNNNNNNNNNNNNNNNNNNNNNNNNNNNNNNNNTTGTCAGGCATATCCTGTAGCAGAGCCCGCCCCTGTTTGGAGACCCTTCGAAATGCCTTTTCCCGTGCTCGTCTTCTGCATGATCGAACTTCGTGTAGGAGGACATGGTGCACCGTCCAAGGAAGGTGTTACAGGTAGTTGCGTGGACGAGGACCTCGACCCCCACCCCCGCTTTCTTCTTGAGGTTCCCCAGGCATTTCAAGGGCATCCTGCACTCGGTCACCACCTGCGATGCCCCCGCCTCGCGGTAGAAACGTGCATCGAAGTAGTTCACGATGGTGCAGCCGACACTGGCATGGATTGATATTTCCGGGAAATTTTCCTTCGTGACCCTCATCAGGCCCGGGTCGGTAAGGATTATATCGTCGATTGGGTAGGATGCAAACGTTGCAACCTTACCGAGGAAGGAACCAACCTCATCGGAATGGGGAAGGGTGTTTATCGCAACGCGAATCTTTTTGCCC
Proteins encoded in this region:
- a CDS encoding universal stress protein; the encoded protein is MLEKIVVPVGGEEKVGEIASFVSSMVSKRHFAVHGLGIVDIEGIVASLSGAPPGAIGMADEAVKKVSSSEKGRLKEFVTSMGRHFERKKITYTFKVAEGDPRDEILRRCIGSDLLVIHRESVFSYSREKESHDFFADVISRSPVPVLLLAGDSSKLQGKTVGVASDFSSDAFHAIYAFLHLGIFPGSRIVFSHVSTGEGPERRFAPYQAFFQLHGFENVEEVILKGEKDSAIRRFVETENIGLLIIGKRGESKLMEYLFGSLTNALIDNPACSLFIHE
- a CDS encoding U32 family peptidase, which gives rise to MVELLASGGSFDMVKACADNGADAVYVGAYGWSRRRSMYEMNDDTIKKCADYLHGKGKKIRVAINTLPHSDEVGSFLGKVATFASYPIDDIILTDPGLMRVTKENFPEISIHASVGCTIVNYFDARFYREAGASQVVTECRMPLKCLGNLKKKAGVGVEVLVHATTCNTFLGRCTMSSYTKFDHAEDEHGKRHFEGSPNRGGLCYRICLT
- a CDS encoding DoxX family membrane protein; protein product: SHDMHAVPMWLVLAILVELAGGALLVAGFFTRIGALLLLMFMIPVTFIFHRDFSVSLQAVMFMKNTAIIGGLFMVLCAGPGKFSVDGRRSRERGG